tcactctgtatgacagtctctaggtccatccacctcatgacaaattattaaaaggacattctaagtttgtttctgaagcttatcacagtaatctatctttggatgaagatcagatgtCCCATGACCTGCAACTAGGAGATTATGCATACTGGAAAAGACATCATTTAAAGGGCTATCTCCAACCTAGATGGAAGAACACTTATCAGGTTCTCTTAACTAGCTCATACACAGAAAAACTGAAGGGAATTGACTCTTGGATTCATATTTCTCACTTAGAAAGTGCTCCTGCATTGGACTGGTCTATAGAGAGGACTGCTGACttcaaaatcaccttaaaacaatgCTCAAACCGAGGAGAAACTACACCCATACCAGGATGAGAAGAAGATGACATCAGAAGCAGAAAGCTATCCCAAGGTACTGGACCTGAGCCGAATGATTATTTACAGTACTTTCTTAATTTCTTGGATTTTTGCGTAAATCAATGTTTTCCTGTCATGGGCACAAATCCTATGCagagtttaaaaattaatccaGTTTTTGGGTTTATGGTCAATTACCTACATCCAGTACTTCTGGGTTACCTTGGTGGATTTCTCCTCCCTAAGGCTCTAATTGGATGGCCCTTAGGATATTTATTCTACAAGAAAGAAGTTATAGCTCTGTTTGGGCCACTATTGATATTACTAGCTGGGACCCCCTCACTTGGCCAATCTGTCATACTTGCTCTGACCATGACCATAAATAtgacttttcttttaaagttactcAAGCTCAGTCAGAGCAATGAGCTGAATTTCAGTCAAAGAATATAACCTTCCTCAGTTATGGGATGGATTAATATGACTAACATCAGGCTACAGTCATCTAAGTTTAAAGCCCCCTAATGTTGGGAACAATTGAATCATACTAAGGATAATCAGCCTAATAACATACTAAGGATAATCAGCCTAATAACAGTAGGTAATTGAGCTGGGTGCCTTATGAATAATGACAATATATCATTACCTTAAAGATAGAGATTGGTATGGAACAGAACAGGTCAGATGACCTGGGGATATACTGGGCCACACCTAATGGAAGTTCTTAgcataagtatttatttataaccCTATTAATGTTACtagctgggaattccctggtggtccagtggttaggactccatgctttcactgctgaggttgcaggttcaatccctagtcagggaactaaaattccacaagctgcacggcgtggcaaaaagaaaaaaagttactagcaatattacttgtattctgcctattttacaAGATTATTGTTTTTTGCATTACCAAAGTATGACTGAGCCTCTGATAAAATGATGACTAGGCGACTTGAAACATCTGACCAAATATAGTTCTATAAAATCAATGATTATAATAgtgtaactctagatatgggaagaagcaacaagagggaatCATTTCCTGGAACATAACAGACTAGTAATACAGGTCGTCCAGAGACTTTTGGCTACTGTTAAAAgggcctaggggcttccctggtggcgcagcggttgagagtccgcctgccgatgcaggggacacaggttcgtgccccggtccgggaagatcccacatgccgcggagcggctgggcctgtgagccatggccgctgagcctgtgcgtccggagcctgtgctctgcaatgggagaggccacaacagtgagaggcccgcataccgcaaaaaaaaaaaaaaaaaagggcctagTCTAGTAATAGCACATTGAATGGCCTATCAATGAAATCCTGGCCTGACCTGGGAATTAGCATTCCTAACACTGTGGGACAAAATGGTCATAAAACGCCTCCCAAACTTTGGTCACATTTATGACAAAAAGGGGGCACTGCCAACTGAAGAAGGTCACTCACCATCCACTTCTACAAGGATTGAGTCATTAGCCACGGAAGTCACCGACCTTTAACACACTCTAAAAGGAGGTCAGggtagagatcaggaatgaggaactctgtgctctgggaaaactagCAGAACAGAGCTTCatatagttagatattttcaggagaaatgtTTTATGAACCTGAATTCTTTCATCTTGCGCTACTTAGAAACGCACTGTAACCATTAACCAAGATATCCATTCCTTGGGGCTAGCTGCAACCTTCTATCAAGATGTGTGCTTGGTTGCAGGCAGCCCCTCTGCCAAAATCGTACGTGCTGACCTCTCCCCTTACCTCTTGGGAGCAGTtcttcagagctctctgagaaGCTGTTTCCAGAGCTATAGTCCTCAGTTAGTCCCCAAGTAAACCtgaaactcacagctctcacTTTTCGTTTCTCTAAAATCTCCCCCTTCACCTCTTTGGAACAGTGCTCAAAACTCTGAGAGACGGGTCGCCCAAGTTATAAACCTCAGGTTGGCttgaataaaaatttccatttctgggcttccctggtggcgcagtggttgagagtccgcctgccgatgcaggggacgcgggttcatgccccggtctgggaagatcccacatgccgcggagcggctgggcgtgtgagccatggccgctgagcctgcgcgtccggagcctgtgctccgcaacgggagaggccacaacagtgagaagcccgcgtaccgcaaaaaaaaaaaaaaaaaaaaaaaatttccatttctttcttaaattgactattgattaatttttttcacctACAGGGGCCAGACTTAGCACGCCCTGGGTGTTTACCAAAGTAGGTGTCTCCCCTCTCCGAGCTGGGAAGGGACTCCAGAAACCCCTTCCTCCCGGAAGCCACGGGCATCAGTCACCACGCTAACCACGCCCCCTCAGCCACGGCCTGTCCCAGGGTGGCCATTGCCAGGCTTCTTCCCCATCCtgcttgggaaaggaaatatactGGGGGCGGAGAGTGGGAGGATCGAGGGTCTCTGGAAAGCggaaggggagaggaaataaTGAATTCTTATCAAATTCTTTCTCCGTCCTCCTGAGGCGCCCCTACCTGACCCTCTCCCCGACACTCGCAGGCTagcagtggggaaagggaactTCGGTCGGGGGAGCGATAGAAGAGCTCGACCCAGCGCTGGTCAGCGCCATCCTCCTCCCTCATGTATCAGGGCACGGGTACCCTTCCACCATCCCCTGAGGATCTGAgacatttccttctctttccctggcCAGACGTCATTTCCTCCACTCTCCAGCATCCTGCTTCTTTCCCAAAGGCAGGGTTGATTCCTACCCtccctgagactcagtttcctcctctctgAAGTAATGACATGCGTGCATGAGAAACGAGCCCTgtgtgaaggagggagggaggcagagagggagggagaaaaaggacTTTTGGAAAAAGTCCTTCCACCAGGCTCCAGGCACAACCTAACCCCCTCACCTCCCAAGTGGGGTCTTGCACCACGCTAAACTGGTGACCCCATAGACGTGCGTGTTTTGTATTCACAAGACTGAATTTTGGTCAGTGTGGGAGCAGGTTGTGAAATGGCCCTTGTGACAGTCCCAGCCTGTATCAGGCACAGCAAGTGGAATTTCATTCCATCAGCCGCTGTTTTGCAACAGTGCTCAAGGCCCAGCTTGGAGAAATCTTCATTTCTGCTGACAGATTAGGCTTTTTCACTGAAGGAAAATGACCTTGATTTGTAAAGGAACTTGCAGTGCATTTTCATATCAATTCGCGGGGTGGGGGGTACGGGCTGTCAAGGTACAAAAGATgtgctgtgggcttccctggtggcgtagtggttgagagtccgcctgccgatgcaggggatgagggttcgtgccccggtccgggaagatcccacatgccgcggagcggctgggcgcgtgagccatggccgctgagcctgcgcgtccggagcctgtgctccgcaacgggagaggccacagcagtgagaggcccgcgtaccgcaaaaaaaaaaaaaaaaaaaaagatgtgccgTGTTTACAGATAGGATTGTCTCTGGCTTACTGACCTCCTTTATGGTTGGATGaataaatgtagaaataaatgaatgggtgaataAGGAAATCCATACATAAACCAGTGGTtctgagcatcagaatcacctgtagggcttgttaaaacacagattttgggacccacccccagagtttccgATTCAGTCAGTCTGGGATGGGGCCAGAGAACtcgcatttctaacaagttccctgcTGATTGCTGGTCCAGGAGCGGTTCCCACTGGCATAAGCTATCAGTGGAGACTCCCTTAGGCCATGATTGTTGTCACTGCAAACTTTCGGCCTGATTCTGCCAAGTAGCCCAAGGGGCAGTCTAAAATGAATCCTGACTTGGTTGCAGGGTATGGGTGGGTTGCCCACTTTACCTCCCAGCAAACTCTCCCAGGTAGTGTTAGTGTTAGATTTAAGAGAGTTagaggtgtttgtgtgtgtgtgtgtacacgagCATCTGTGCTGCTGTCCCCACAGGTACTGCTATCCCTTTTCACACCTCTAGTGCTGACCGCTGGCCTTCTCCAGGGTCTCTCTCTTGTAACTGCTTCCCTGAGCCCCTCTGAGTTTTCTTCTCCAGCACAGAGGAAGCAAACACCATTGATGGCCAGGCTCAGCCAATCCTTTCCCAGGGTTTGGTGACATCTAGTGGCTAACTGGAGAATCTTTGCTTACACTAAGAGAATGTTCTGGAAAATTAACTGAGCAGCCTGGAAGGCAAAAACACCTACTTGTGAACCCTCTGCAAAAGCCCTCCTGAAGGCCTTAGGAGGGCAAGGTAAATGACTGGCTCAGTATGACATGAGTTGAAATGGATATCTTGCTCTCTTGGCAGCTGTGACAGAAATTAGAAGTCATCAAAGAATCTCAAATCACCACCCACTGTATCCTCAGCATGAATGGTTTTCAATAAAAAGTGTCCTTGAATAAAATGGAGTCAGGTACTACCAATTTGGTACTTGCTTCCCTTCTCAGAGCGTTTCTCTGGGCCTCAAGCTCTGAACAGACCAAGGATTTCCAGGCTAGTCACGAGATCTACAAAAAGATCTATTGAAGTTCAGGTGCATCTGGTACTGACCTGAGGGCGTCCAGACCTGAAGGTCATTGAGAGGTGTTAATGGCCACTATGATATGGGCGGAAGTGTAAGATAATCCCAGATGCCACGTTTTCAAAGTTCTCATGGGAGGTGCAAGATATTATAAATAGTCAAATGCAATTTATACTTTCATAGAAAGCTTAAACTACTTGTTACAGGAAAGTAAGGGGCAATCGGGGATCATGAAGGAAGCAGCTTCTTAGAGTTGCCATTTCAGGGTTTATAGGCCTGTAGCCATTAGAGAACTATGATGGATCACAAAACATGGTCTTGAGACCTGCAGGATCAGCAGATTCTCAAGCACCACCCCCGAACTACTGAATTTCAGAAACTCTAGGAGTGGGCCCCAGTAATCAATGTTTTAACAAGCCCCATAGATGATTCCGGTGCACACTAAAGTCTGAGAACCATTGGTTTAAAACAAGCGTTAAATGCCCCCTGAAAAACCTTGAATAGTGTTTAGAGACTATTAATGAATTCATGGAGGAAACTGAATTATTTCCATGGTAACACAGGCCTACttcttcttttaaacatataaaggTGTCTTAGATCTTCTAATTTATGGTTAAATGAAAGGAACAAGATTATTTATTTGCCTTTACTTCTTTGGATTTTGGAGTGTGCTGTCTTGATAAAGTACAATGTCTCCAGAGTAGCTCAATACTCCTGTGGATGTGGTGAggataaatgtagaaaaaaaacagaaaaatgctccatCTTAATGTTAATCTAAGgaacacaaattaaaataataccgGGATACCACTTTTCAACTAACAAACTGGCCAAGATCAAGCAGAATAATGTGTTTCATTGAGCAGGCTATGggggaaaatgtttttaaaaaatacactccTAGTGGAAACACAAAGTACCATAATCTTTCTGGCAATACAAATCAGAAGGCTTAAAAATGTGCGGACCTTTGACTAActaagcaattccacttctaggaatatatcTTAGAAATAATTAATGATATGTGCAATAATGTATTATAAAGATGCGAAggtatatttataataattaaaaaatttaaaacaatttaaatttcatCAGCACAGGACTGTGTATAAGAAATGGCTCATATGATAGAACATAATAAAAATCAAGCTATACaagatttttccagttttcaaaaGGAAGATTTATTTAACAAGTTTCACTTAGTACAATACATCTAATGGAAATCACAATACAAGGAAAGATTTAAACCAAAGCCTCAGAATTTCGTACAAACGACATGACCAAACTCCTAAAGTATTGGTATTACATCTCAAAATTGTCCCAGagcgttttttttaaaaaaaagtaaaagtgtaCACTCACGTGCCTTATAGGATATTAAACCAAAAAGCTAGAATTAACAAACATGCCAAATGTTTTCACTTTAAATCGTAGACACAGCTCCTATATTTGAGTGTTACAGAAAAGCATGTTTCTCAACATGCATCCAAAGTTTTCAATGTATTGTGGTATAAGAGCAACATTTAACATAAGTGAAATTGCTTTAACCTAAATACGCTTACTGCTTAGGTACACTCCTACAACATAACTAACTTGAGGAAAGCTGAAAGTTGTTTTAACAGTTATGGTCAATACTGAACTTTGTTATTACATCCTAGGTGAATGTTTCAGTGTTCAAAATTACTGAGCTTGAAGTTTTAAAACAATCTTGACTTCCACTTTACAGTAAGCATGAATCACAAGCCTGTAATGCGAAACCGTTgaacttaatttttgtttgttttcttaaaaaaaaggagaaagcaaaaggaagaaaggaagaaagaaagaaagaaagggggagggagggaggaagggagggaggaaaaagaaaaggaagctaGCTGACCAAGAGTGATCAGAAGCAATGATATTTCCCATCTACCAATCATACTGGATATGCCTGACATCATTCCCATTCTAGTCAACTCCCATAAATGCACAGCTgttatttgttgctgttgtttagtACTCCTTCTCTAAGCGAGGTTTGATTGATAGTCACTGGAGTTTTCCTGCAGAACTTGGTCATATCCACTCATACTGCTCTGACCACCATAACCACCTCCGTAACCACCACTCAGCTGCTGGCTAGCAGGGCCTCCGTAACTAGACTGGTTGGATATGCCCATCCCTCCCATCATTTGGCTACCATAAGCACCACCACTTGCCCCTGCTGTAGAATTCAAAAAGAGCTCTACGTAGCTGTGATCATAAGCACCCCCACTTGTGCCTGCGGTAGAATTCAAGAAGAGCTCCACATATCTGTGTTGCATGTTAGCTTTGTCTTTTGCCATAGCTGCCACAGCATCTTCATGAGTAGCAAATTCAACATCTGCCTCACCAGTAACTCTGCCATCGGGTCCAATTTCAATGTGTACTCTCATGGGGTTAAGAGGTgagaaaaaattgtaaatatcaTTCTCAGTGGCTCTGTAAGGTAATCCCCTCATGTGTACACAGTGCCCTGTGGTGCTCTGAAAACTGGACCCACCATCTCCATATCTATGATCAGACATTCCTGAAAAACAGTAATTGAGGTCTCTTCCAAATCTATCAGACCCAAAGCCATACCCATCATTATAGCCACCATAGTCATCATAGCCTCCATACCCTCCACCATAGGCACCCCGCCTCATCCTTTCAAACCCAGCCCCTCTGCCAATGCTATTATAccccctgccagcccctggcCTATCATAGGGACCCGGTCGCTGCATAGCCATGAGCTTTCGAGGGGGATCGTAGTGGGTTCGCACTTCAGCTCGGCTACTCTTGAAGATTTCAATGTACCTGTGCCCTATTCTCTCCTTGTGTTTCTTTAAGGCCTTTTCAGCTATCTCCTGTGAAGCAAATTGCACAAAGGCCTCCCCTGTGCTCCGCCCCTGAAAGTCCACCGGCAGTGTCATCCCATTTGGCACAATTTCCAACCCAGAAAAGAACTGAACAATCTCTTCCTTGCTACAGCCAAATGGGAGTCCTCTAAGCCGGACGAAGCCATCATTGGCAGTATCAGGACTATTTGGACCTGTATGCTTCAACACCCAATCCATTTCAACACTGTTGGACTTGAACACTTCAACGTATCTGTGTCCCATGGTTTCTCTGTCCTTCTTCAGAGCCAATTTCACTTCATCTTCGGACTCAAGTTCGACAAACGCTTCACCACTTGGTCTGCCTTCTCTGGTGTAGATGAAACGAATACCTGATGTGCCATTTTGGATTTTGCAATCGGAGAAGAAGCGCATCACTTCATCAGCTGAGCAGGACCAGGGCAGGCCCCTGACCTTCACCACGAACCCCTCCCTGCCTTCTGTGCTCAGCATCATGGTGACTGTTGGGCTCTTGCTGGCAGGCTCAGTTCAGTGTAATTTCGGTGtagctgaaaaaaattaagactaattGTCATGGAAAAATGTTCACAATACGGtaagagaaaaaaaccaaactattGATAGAAAACTCAATTACGCTGATAGCTTTTTTGTAAGGCATTTGTATAAACAAAAAGACTTCACCAAATTTctaagtcattcattcaacaactatttatttgaTACCTATCA
Above is a window of Mesoplodon densirostris isolate mMesDen1 chromosome X, mMesDen1 primary haplotype, whole genome shotgun sequence DNA encoding:
- the HNRNPH2 gene encoding heterogeneous nuclear ribonucleoprotein H2; this encodes MMLSTEGREGFVVKVRGLPWSCSADEVMRFFSDCKIQNGTSGIRFIYTREGRPSGEAFVELESEDEVKLALKKDRETMGHRYVEVFKSNSVEMDWVLKHTGPNSPDTANDGFVRLRGLPFGCSKEEIVQFFSGLEIVPNGMTLPVDFQGRSTGEAFVQFASQEIAEKALKKHKERIGHRYIEIFKSSRAEVRTHYDPPRKLMAMQRPGPYDRPGAGRGYNSIGRGAGFERMRRGAYGGGYGGYDDYGGYNDGYGFGSDRFGRDLNYCFSGMSDHRYGDGGSSFQSTTGHCVHMRGLPYRATENDIYNFFSPLNPMRVHIEIGPDGRVTGEADVEFATHEDAVAAMAKDKANMQHRYVELFLNSTAGTSGGAYDHSYVELFLNSTAGASGGAYGSQMMGGMGISNQSSYGGPASQQLSGGYGGGYGGQSSMSGYDQVLQENSSDYQSNLA